Within the Equus przewalskii isolate Varuska chromosome 1, EquPr2, whole genome shotgun sequence genome, the region gttgaatgaatgaatgattgatgtAATAACAAACATATCCTTACCTCTTTGGCTTCATTTTGTGCTTTCATATTTTCAGCAATATACTTGACACTTTGGATAGCTTCTTTGATTTCTGGTGACAAAGCAGAGAGGGGCAGCATGGCATTGAGAGATTCAGAACTGGAGCTTCTTGTGAGGTTGGCACtgaaatttgagatttttatccTGTGGTGGTGACAGTAGTCACACATCCCATTCTGGCAGGGATAACCTTCCTTGCAGCCTTTGTACTCTGGGCGGCTGAAGCAATTAAGATTTGAAAGCTCAGCACTATAGAAGGGTCTTGGCTTCTGAGTGTTGCCCTCATTGCTTGCTGGCCTGGTCATGAACATGACCCTGGGAAGAAAGTTCAAGAATATGGTCTTCACCCACATGGGCATTGTGTGTGTGGTCGGGGTTCTGTAGTGCACGTTGAGTACAAAGACAGTGATGACGATGGACAAGGTTACAAAAATCATGGTGAACAGGAGGTACTCGCCAATCAGGGGAATTACCAGCGAGGTGGATGGGATTGTCTCAGTGATCACCAGGAGAAACACAGTCAAGGAGAGGAGGACCGAGATGCAGAGGGTCACCTTCTCACCACAGTCGGAGGGCAAGTAGAAGACAAGCACGGTCAGGAAGGAGATAAGCAGGCAGGGGATGATGAGGTTGATGGTATAGAACAAGGGCAGGCGCCGGATGTACAGTGAATATGTGATGTCCGGGTAGATCTCCTCGCAGCAGTTGTACTTGATGTCGTGTTTGTAGCCTGGGGCTTTGATGATGGCCCACTCACCACTCTCCCAGTAGTCCTTGAGGTTCATGGAGGAGCCGATCAGGACCAGGTCAATTTTCGCCTTGTCGTAGGACCAGGAACCGAACTTCATGGTGCAGTTCTGGTAATCAAATGGAAAGTAGGTCACATCGATCTTGCACGAGCTCTTAAAGATGGCCGGAGGTATCCAGGTCACTTCCCCTGTGTACTTGAGTAAAGCTTTAGTCTTGTCATCCACCTGGAAATCCCCAACAGCACTGCAAAGACAAAGAGGTGTCCAGCTTCTCACACTGCCAGCAGGTAAATGGCAAGTAACGATATGTAAAACTGCAGAATATGTGAGCTCTAAGTGCCGTAAAAGGTCACCAGTTCACCACTCCATTTACCAATGGGGATACTGAGGCCCaagactcccctcccccaacaatcTGACATACTCATCACCCCTGGGGCATGTCGCTGGTTCATTCCACAATTACAACTCCCAACTTGATACTTATTGAGACACTCCCAAATGCCTGAAAGGGAATTTTCCCCCCTTTAATTAAAGAAATGGGATGAAAGTTGTCATCCCGGGGGCAGGTGTTTAGGTGACCTTTGGGGAGATTTGCCACTCACTCTTCCTATGGTTTGGGCCTTGGTAACGCCTCCTCATTCTGTCTCCCTTGGGCGCCtaatgtgtgtacacatatatgtgtgtgaaaCCAAACTGTGGAGCTAGAGGGGGCTGTAGAGACCACTGTGGGAGCCTACTCCGATTAAACTGCACCCTGTTAGATGAGTTTATTACCAGACCCTCTCTCTGGATTCTGACTCCACCATTCAGCACACTCCTTATCCCAGCTCTGTTCTAGAATGAATAATCATGTTTTCTGATTCCTTGTCTCTCAAATCCAGCAAAACAGATTCCTTcaccttctgtttctctgtctttccctatTTTCTCCCCACGttgcttctcccttccttttaGCTATGTGCACCCTTTCTTTTTACAGAGAGatatacatttttcttagaaTAATCTTGTTGGTATTTGTAAGCTGGTTTGTTCAACAGAAGATTTGCTGATGACCAACTCAACACTCTGTCGAATTGCATCTGAGAGTGAGGCCGGTTGGTGCTCACAATGGCCTGGCCTGTGAATGCTTTGACATTTCCTTGGGTCAGCCCTATTATATTTCTCGGGGTTCTGCATTTGAACGCATTCATGTCCTTCAAAAGGGAACCGTCACCATACCCCTTTGCCTGAAgagctgaaaaaaataacaaaccttTAGCGATATCCTTGTGTTCCTGTTGTTATTGGATAAGAACATGTGAAAACAGAAGGGGAACATGTCCCTCATGTGCCACTGCTGAGCAGGACAATCACTACACATGAAGACTAGATGCCAAAGCCACCACCTCTCTTTACTCCAGTTGGCTGGTTTGTGCCAAAGGTGCCCTGCTGGGTTTATACATTCTTAGCCCCTACTTCACTCCTATCGTGCCCTCAATTCCCCAGAAGAAGATTATTCCTAGCTCCCGgctccaggaagaagggagaggtatgagaagaggggtgggggtggggatccACACAGCCCCCAAGTGGATGTGACCCATGTTCACCTGAGGAGCCTCTATGAGGGCTGGCCCACACAGGGTTGAAAAGACCCTTAGGAAGACAGAGGCCTCCAGAACAACTTTCCTTATAGTATCCTGGATCAACAAAATGTCAGAATAGCAAGGGACCTTCAGATCCCAGGGCCTAGCCCAGGAATGGGCAAACTACGGCCCATAAGTCTGCCCCCTATTTCTGTAGATAAATTTTTAACGGAACACACAGCCATACCCACCTGTTATCTATTGTCTAAGGCTACTTTTgagctacaaaggcagagttgagcagCTGCAGCAGAGACCGCATGgcctgtaaagcctaaaatatttactacctggcccctGACAAAAAAGTTTCTCAACCCCCACTCTAGTACAACCCCCTCATTTTACCGAAGAGGACACTGAAGGTCAGAGAACAGGACtgacttgctcagggtcccaCAGAGAGTTTTTGGTGGAGCCTTGGCCAATCAGAACCTGGTCCCCAAGTGAGAAGTCGCAAACTGCCTGTGTGTCCAAAGGCCAAACACTGGAGATAAGTTTATTTTGGTTGCTGGTGCCCATTTCTGCTATTTTCCAGGGATCCCGGTCACTGTGGCTGCTGCCTACAGAACCCCTTGGCTGTGTCTGCCCAGACCAGAAGGCCTGTTTGCTGACCAGGGCAATGTTAGCAGCCTATTCTCTGCCATtgggagacagagaagacaaagacCTAGCTGGCAACCAGGGTCTGACACAGCACCAGTCACACAGAGGGCACTTGGTATTTGCTGACTGAAAGAATgactagaaaataaatgaaggtcTCATCTCCACAGGATGCCCAAGAGATGGCTGGCAGCAAAGGacagcaggggtgggagggatgtGAGCCAATGTGTTGCTGAACCATGTGAGTTGattacagaaagaaaaggcaggacTAGCCCTGTGgactactggttaagttcagtgcactccacttcagtggcccaggtttggtttcccaggcacagacctacaccacttgttggtggccatgctgtggtggcaacccacatacaaaatagaggaagattggcatgggtaaatcttcctcagcaaaaaaaagaaaagaagaagaaaagaaaaggcacgGTGAGTACAAATGATTAGCTGAGGTATCACTTTAatagaaggaaagatggagagcTTAAGTGGGAGAGAGGGTGGTGAGTGGTATGAGAAGATCACGAATGGCAtcagtttttttaatctctccaaATTCCCTCAGAAAAATAAGGCAACAAGGGTAGCAAAAGGAAAGGGCCACTGACCACATCGTCAACATCACTGGGTTACATGGAAACCCGTGAACCTCAGAATATGAGAGTATGGGGTCAAACTCAGGTCCTGCTGGGGTCAAAGGATTAGCTGCTGATGGAGGGACGAGAAAGGGGAGCTCTCATGTCCTAAGAGCCCCAGACTAGAAATCACA harbors:
- the CHRNA3 gene encoding neuronal acetylcholine receptor subunit alpha-3 isoform X1; its protein translation is MGAHPRGARAPGLWPLRAPPLLLLLLLPVTSASEAEHRLFERLFEDYNEIIRPVANVSDPVIIQFEVSMSQLVKVDEVNQIMETNLWLKQVLRTQISQVCASRTQWDHGSFPRTLQRPTLLNLEMEEGSIWNDYKLKWNPSDYDGAEFMRVPAQKIWKPDIVLYNNAVGDFQVDDKTKALLKYTGEVTWIPPAIFKSSCKIDVTYFPFDYQNCTMKFGSWSYDKAKIDLVLIGSSMNLKDYWESGEWAIIKAPGYKHDIKYNCCEEIYPDITYSLYIRRLPLFYTINLIIPCLLISFLTVLVFYLPSDCGEKVTLCISVLLSLTVFLLVITETIPSTSLVIPLIGEYLLFTMIFVTLSIVITVFVLNVHYRTPTTHTMPMWVKTIFLNFLPRVMFMTRPASNEGNTQKPRPFYSAELSNLNCFSRPEYKGCKEGYPCQNGMCDYCHHHRIKISNFSANLTRSSSSESLNAMLPLSALSPEIKEAIQSVKYIAENMKAQNEAKEIQDDWKYVAMVIDRIFLWVFILVCILGTAGLFLQPLMAKDDA
- the CHRNA3 gene encoding neuronal acetylcholine receptor subunit alpha-3 isoform X2, with product MGAHPRGARAPGLWPLRAPPLLLLLLLPVTSASEAEHRLFERLFEDYNEIIRPVANVSDPVIIQFEVSMSQLVKVDEVNQIMETNLWLKQIWNDYKLKWNPSDYDGAEFMRVPAQKIWKPDIVLYNNAVGDFQVDDKTKALLKYTGEVTWIPPAIFKSSCKIDVTYFPFDYQNCTMKFGSWSYDKAKIDLVLIGSSMNLKDYWESGEWAIIKAPGYKHDIKYNCCEEIYPDITYSLYIRRLPLFYTINLIIPCLLISFLTVLVFYLPSDCGEKVTLCISVLLSLTVFLLVITETIPSTSLVIPLIGEYLLFTMIFVTLSIVITVFVLNVHYRTPTTHTMPMWVKTIFLNFLPRVMFMTRPASNEGNTQKPRPFYSAELSNLNCFSRPEYKGCKEGYPCQNGMCDYCHHHRIKISNFSANLTRSSSSESLNAMLPLSALSPEIKEAIQSVKYIAENMKAQNEAKEIQDDWKYVAMVIDRIFLWVFILVCILGTAGLFLQPLMAKDDA